A genomic segment from Glycine max cultivar Williams 82 chromosome 1, Glycine_max_v4.0, whole genome shotgun sequence encodes:
- the LOC100818865 gene encoding F-box/kelch-repeat protein At1g26930, producing the protein MLDGRSCVVPRMFSGTCQAENDWSYMKCLLELDIKNGKRPMEIDDVEEDEPHQPRKCTKKLDSCHRVEMARISFQRQSIEAKDSVVPPMDQETIEPLSVCQGVVEEDGALTDQLLDEKEQEVDGYLMDFGDHQSDKQQQAQTGDSSDFGAQLSDEDQLQHDDENLLNSSEQQSEGQQQHHGGDSSDSSSLLPRMNRDSSIACLSRCSRSDYGSLASLNRSFWNIIRSGELYQWRRLNGIMEHWIYFSCALLEWEAYDPIRQRWMHLPRMASNECFMCSDKESLAVGTELLVFGRELRSHVTYRYSLLTNSWTSGTRMNAPRCLFGSASLGEIAILAGGCDSEGHILDSAELYNSETQTWETLPCMKKPRKMCSGVFMDGKFYVIGGIGGCDSKLLTCGEEYNLQTRTWTEIPSMSPGRSSRGPEMPATAEAPPLVAVVNDELYAADYADMEVKKYDKERKVWLTIGRLPERAVSMNGWGLAFRACGDKLIVIGGPRTHGEGFIELNSWVPSEGPPRWDLLARKRSGNFVYNCAVMGC; encoded by the coding sequence ATGTTGGACGGTCGTTCCTGCGTTGTTCCGAGGATGTTTTCCGGCACTTGCCAGGCAGAGAACGATTGGTCTTACATGAAGTGCTTGCTGGAGTTGGACATCAAGAATGGCAAGCGCCCTATGGAGATTGATGATGTTGAGGAGGATGAGCCCCACCAGCCAAGGAAGTGTACTAAGAAGTTGGATTCTTGCCATAGAGTTGAAATGGCTCGAATTTCGTTTCAACGTCAATCTATTGAGGCCAAGGATTCTGTTGTTCCCCCTATGGATCAGGAGACCATTGAGCCACTGAGTGTTTGTCAAGGAGTTGTTGAAGAAGATGGAGCTTTGACCGACCAGCTATTGGATGAGAAAGAACAGGAGGTTGATGGTTATTTGATGGATTTTGGTGACCATCAATCTGATAAACAGCAGCAGGCTCAGACGGGGGATTCATCAGATTTCGGTGCTCAGCTATCTGATGAAGATCAATTGCAGCATGATGATGAGAATTTATTGAATTCGAGTGAGCAGCAATCCGAGGGGCAGCAGCAGCACCATGGTGGGGATTCTTCGGATTCCAGTTCTCTCTTGCCACGCATGAACCGGGACAGTTCAATCGCCTGTCTCAGCCGCTGTTCAAGGTCAGATTATGGTTCTCTCGCCTCGCTGAATAGGAGCTTCTGGAACATAATCCGAAGCGGTGAGCTCTATCAGTGGAGGAGACTGAATGGTATCATGGAACACTGGATTTATTTTTCCTGCGCCCTCCTCGAATGGGAGGCCTATGATCCGATTCGCCAGCGGTGGATGCATTTGCCAAGGATGGCTTCTAATGAATGCTTCATGTGTTCAGATAAGGAATCTTTAGCTGTAGGTACTGAGCTGCTTGTGTTTGGGAGGGAGCTGAGATCCCATGTCACTTACAGATACAGTCTCTTGACAAACTCGTGGACGTCCGGAACAAGGATGAATGCTCCAAGATGCTTGTTTGGCTCAGCAAGCCTTGGTGAGATTGCAATATTAGCTGGTGGGTGTGATTCAGAGGGACACATCCTTGACTCTGCTGAATTATATAATTCTGAGACTCAAACATGGGAAACACTCCCATGTATGAAAAAACCCAGGAAGATGTGCTCTGGGGTATTTATGGATGGAAAGTTTTATGTTATAGGGGGGATTGGGGGGTGTGATTCTAAGCTCCTCACATGTGGAGAGGAGTACAATTTACAGACTAGGACATGGACCGAGATTCCGAGCATGTCCCCTGGACGGAGTAGTAGGGGTCCTGAGATGCCTGCAACAGCTGAGGCACCACCTCTGGTTGCTGTTGTAAATGATGAATTGTATGCTGCTGATTATGCCGACATGGAGGTTAAGAAGTATGACAAGGAGAGAAAAGTGTGGTTAACCATTGGGAGACTGCCGGAACGAGCAGTGTCAATGAATGGCTGGGGTCTTGCATTCAGGGCATGTGGAGATAAGCTTATTGTCATTGGTGGACCTAGGACTCATGGCGAGGGCTTTATTGAACTCAATTCATGGGTGCCTAGTGAAGGACCTCCACGGTGGGATCTACTTGCTAGAAAACGTTCCGGCAACTTTGTCTATAATTGTGCTGTGATGGGATGCTGA